One genomic segment of Trichococcus shcherbakoviae includes these proteins:
- a CDS encoding flavocytochrome c: MKKRIGLFSALSMFILLSGCGANTDNAADSSAAVESEESVAASSESVEAVTGASEVTYSDPEELKESYDVIIIGSGGSGMSAAISAKDAGLNPVIFEKMPVHGGNTIKSSAGMNASATKFQAEQGIADSNELFYNETLAGGKNTNDPELLHYLVENSGPAIDWLDTMGITLDNITVTGGMSVNRTHRPSDGSAVGQYLVEGLYANIMEREIPVFVNSDVTEIVMTDDKASGVKVDFNNEGEITVSSDAVIIATGGFGADFDMVTELAPQLEGYVTTNQPGSTGDGIKMAEAIGAAVVDMDQIQIHPTVHQESSYLITEAIRGEGAILVNQQGERFVNEMETRDTVSAAINALEEGYAYLIFDAGVKDRVKAVNTYIEKGFVQSDETIEALGGQLEIDSATLAQTLTSWNETVASQVDGAFNRTTGMVNPLAAAPYYAIQIAPGIHHTMGGLKINSNAQVISTEGTVIEGLYAAGEVTGGVHGSNRIGGNAVADIIVFGRQAGVQSASYVQSME, encoded by the coding sequence GCTGTTGAAAGTGAGGAGTCTGTTGCTGCAAGTTCTGAATCAGTGGAGGCTGTGACTGGCGCATCAGAGGTTACCTATTCTGACCCGGAAGAACTGAAAGAAAGCTATGACGTCATCATCATAGGTTCCGGTGGTTCCGGCATGTCGGCTGCAATTTCAGCGAAAGATGCTGGCTTGAATCCGGTCATCTTCGAAAAAATGCCGGTCCACGGCGGAAACACAATCAAATCATCCGCTGGGATGAATGCATCCGCAACGAAGTTCCAAGCGGAACAAGGCATCGCAGATTCAAATGAACTGTTCTATAACGAAACATTAGCCGGCGGGAAAAATACAAACGATCCAGAATTGTTGCATTATCTTGTTGAAAATTCTGGTCCTGCAATCGACTGGTTGGACACAATGGGCATCACTTTAGACAACATCACCGTTACGGGCGGCATGAGCGTGAACCGTACCCACCGTCCATCCGATGGTTCTGCAGTCGGTCAATATTTGGTAGAAGGCTTATACGCGAACATCATGGAACGCGAAATTCCTGTGTTCGTGAATTCAGATGTGACTGAAATCGTCATGACGGATGATAAAGCGAGCGGCGTCAAAGTCGATTTCAACAACGAAGGTGAAATCACGGTTTCATCTGATGCAGTCATCATCGCAACCGGCGGATTCGGTGCTGATTTTGATATGGTCACAGAACTTGCACCGCAACTTGAAGGCTATGTCACAACTAACCAACCGGGATCGACAGGCGACGGCATCAAAATGGCGGAAGCTATCGGAGCCGCTGTCGTTGACATGGATCAAATCCAGATCCACCCGACCGTACATCAGGAATCCTCTTACCTGATCACTGAAGCGATCCGTGGTGAAGGGGCCATCCTTGTGAATCAGCAAGGCGAACGTTTCGTCAATGAAATGGAAACCCGCGACACTGTTTCGGCAGCGATCAATGCTCTAGAAGAAGGCTACGCATACCTGATTTTTGATGCAGGCGTGAAGGACCGCGTGAAAGCAGTCAACACGTACATCGAAAAAGGCTTTGTCCAGTCGGATGAAACAATCGAAGCTTTGGGTGGCCAATTGGAAATCGACAGCGCAACATTGGCGCAAACGTTGACTTCATGGAATGAAACGGTCGCTTCCCAAGTGGATGGCGCATTCAACCGTACAACTGGTATGGTTAACCCATTAGCAGCCGCACCATACTACGCAATCCAAATCGCACCTGGAATCCACCATACAATGGGCGGATTGAAGATCAATTCCAATGCACAAGTCATCAGCACGGAAGGCACTGTCATCGAAGGCCTTTACGCTGCCGGCGAAGTTACCGGAGGCGTACACGGCAGCAACCGTATCGGCGGCAACGCTGTAGCGGACATCATCGTATTCGGACGCCAAGCAGGGGTACAATCCGCCAGCTACGTTCAATCAATGGAATAA
- a CDS encoding ABC transporter ATP-binding protein, whose product MLKRFFSYYKPYKHLFLLDFCCAILAAVLELSFPVVVNSVIDSILPSGQWNLILLVSLGLLVLYIVNTAMQYVVVYFGHVLGVNIETDMRRELYGHMQKQPFSYYDDQQTGKLMARLTTDLFEISEVAHHGPEDIFITIITLLGSFLLMLQIHVPLAIATFVMIPFITIALVFFNKKMTKINTRIFEDLGEFSAGIEASVSGIRVVQAFANEAYEAKRFEGLNQAYRRSKMAFYKMMGISSSYNYLLIRLINLFALFFGAYYTIQGQLSYGEFVGFILLSNIFVRPIEKVNTMIESYPKGIAGFRRFTEELDRTPDILDKPSAIEVSHLNGDIVYSQVSFGYDGSKKVLDGIDLKIRAGETVAFVGPSGAGKTTLCNLLPRFYEATEGTITVDGINIQDLTLRSLRNQIGVVQQDVFLFPGTVRENIAYGKLDATDGEIAQAAQMANLDKVIAEMPLGFDTLIGERGVKLSGGQKQRLSIARMFLKNPPILILDEATSALDTETEQVIQESLDNLSKGRTTLIIAHRLTTIKHADRIIVVDEQGISEQGSHKELLAQDGTYRRLYEAQFLGIDQ is encoded by the coding sequence ATGCTTAAACGTTTTTTCAGCTATTATAAACCCTACAAGCATCTGTTTTTGCTTGATTTTTGTTGCGCTATTTTGGCGGCTGTCCTGGAACTTTCTTTCCCGGTCGTTGTCAACAGCGTCATTGATTCCATTTTGCCTTCCGGGCAGTGGAATTTGATTCTCTTGGTTTCGCTGGGGTTGTTGGTTTTGTACATCGTCAACACTGCGATGCAGTATGTCGTCGTCTATTTCGGGCACGTACTCGGGGTCAACATCGAGACCGATATGCGCCGGGAACTTTACGGTCATATGCAGAAGCAGCCTTTCAGTTACTATGATGATCAGCAGACCGGCAAATTGATGGCGCGGCTGACGACAGATCTGTTCGAGATTTCGGAAGTGGCGCATCACGGACCCGAAGATATCTTCATCACCATCATCACTTTATTGGGATCGTTTCTGTTGATGCTGCAGATCCATGTGCCGTTGGCGATCGCCACTTTCGTCATGATTCCCTTCATTACGATTGCGCTCGTCTTTTTCAACAAGAAAATGACCAAAATCAACACCCGCATTTTTGAAGATCTGGGGGAATTCAGCGCGGGGATTGAAGCTTCGGTCAGCGGTATCCGCGTCGTGCAGGCATTCGCAAACGAAGCCTATGAAGCGAAACGGTTTGAAGGATTGAACCAAGCTTATCGCCGTTCCAAAATGGCTTTCTACAAAATGATGGGCATCAGTTCTTCCTATAACTATTTGCTGATCCGGCTGATCAACTTGTTTGCGCTGTTCTTCGGCGCCTACTACACGATCCAGGGTCAGCTTTCCTACGGCGAGTTCGTCGGTTTCATCCTCTTGTCCAACATTTTTGTCCGGCCGATTGAAAAAGTGAACACGATGATCGAAAGTTATCCGAAAGGGATCGCCGGATTCAGACGCTTCACCGAAGAGTTGGATCGCACACCGGATATTCTGGATAAGCCTAGTGCCATCGAAGTGAGCCATCTGAACGGCGACATCGTCTACAGCCAAGTATCGTTCGGCTATGACGGTTCGAAAAAAGTATTGGACGGGATTGATCTGAAGATCCGGGCCGGAGAGACTGTTGCTTTCGTCGGTCCAAGCGGCGCGGGGAAAACAACCTTGTGCAACCTCCTTCCCCGTTTTTATGAAGCAACGGAAGGGACAATCACTGTCGACGGCATCAACATCCAAGATCTGACGCTCCGTTCCTTGCGCAACCAAATCGGCGTCGTGCAGCAGGATGTCTTCCTCTTTCCGGGAACCGTAAGGGAAAACATCGCCTACGGGAAATTGGATGCTACAGATGGCGAAATCGCCCAAGCAGCCCAGATGGCCAATCTCGACAAGGTCATCGCCGAGATGCCTCTTGGATTCGATACGCTGATCGGGGAACGCGGTGTGAAATTGTCCGGCGGGCAAAAGCAGCGGCTTTCGATTGCGCGCATGTTCCTGAAAAATCCGCCGATCCTAATCTTGGATGAGGCGACTTCCGCGCTGGATACCGAAACCGAACAAGTCATCCAGGAATCATTGGATAACTTGTCGAAAGGTCGGACGACTCTGATCATCGCGCACCGTTTGACGACTATCAAACATGCCGATCGGATCATCGTCGTCGATGAACAAGGGATTTCCGAACAAGGCTCGCACAAGGAATTGTTGGCTCAGGACGGAACCTACCGTCGCCTCTATGAAGCCCAGTTCTTGGGGATCGACCAGTAG
- a CDS encoding IS5 family transposase, with amino-acid sequence MYKKQTNRQLTIYDFDQPLGLTMNPENRWVKKADSIPWSVIEDKYAALFSSDRGNIAKPVRMALGALIIQSEFQYADTEVVNQIRENPYLQYFVGLPSYKDEKPFDASSMVHFRKRLSSEILIEINELILKPIEDGADDSQADDNDNSDDNDASGSKNEGTLILDATCAPSEIKFPQDTELLNECREKLEGIIDEICEANHLPKPRTYRKIARRDYLNIARKKKKSGKQIRKAIGKQLNYIRRDLGYIDAFMEQGYTLRAKQVDLLGTLRKLYEQQLYMHTSRTHKVQDRIVSISQPFIRPIVRGKAKNPVEFGAKLDMSITNGYARIEKISFDAYNESECLIVAVERYKERMEVYPERVLADKIYRNRTNLSYCKELGIRLSGPSLGRPKKDQKIDKKQEYSDNCDRVEVERGFSLAKRKFGLRLIRTRLEETSLCVIALSILTMNLSKVSLRIFLTFIQWMSSPRIEPLMKP; translated from the coding sequence ATGTACAAAAAGCAGACGAATCGGCAATTAACCATTTATGACTTCGATCAGCCATTGGGCCTTACGATGAACCCAGAAAACCGTTGGGTCAAAAAAGCAGATTCGATTCCCTGGTCAGTCATTGAAGATAAGTACGCTGCTCTGTTCAGCAGTGACAGAGGCAACATCGCCAAACCGGTAAGGATGGCACTAGGTGCCTTGATTATTCAAAGTGAATTTCAGTATGCAGATACCGAAGTCGTCAATCAGATTCGCGAAAATCCCTATCTGCAGTACTTTGTCGGACTACCTTCCTATAAGGATGAAAAGCCGTTCGATGCTTCTTCGATGGTGCACTTCCGCAAACGTCTCTCCTCCGAAATTCTGATTGAAATCAATGAATTGATCCTCAAACCTATAGAGGATGGAGCAGATGATTCCCAAGCTGACGATAATGACAATAGTGATGACAATGATGCATCGGGATCTAAGAATGAAGGGACGCTCATTCTAGATGCCACTTGCGCGCCTTCAGAAATCAAGTTCCCGCAAGACACGGAACTGTTGAACGAATGTCGGGAAAAGTTGGAAGGCATCATCGACGAAATCTGCGAAGCAAACCACCTTCCCAAACCGCGTACCTATCGGAAAATAGCCCGAAGGGATTATCTCAACATCGCACGCAAGAAAAAGAAAAGTGGCAAACAAATTCGCAAAGCCATCGGCAAGCAACTGAACTACATCCGGCGGGATTTAGGATACATCGACGCATTTATGGAGCAAGGTTATACGCTAAGAGCGAAGCAAGTCGACCTGTTGGGAACTTTGCGGAAATTGTATGAACAGCAGCTCTACATGCACACAAGTAGGACGCACAAAGTGCAGGATCGCATCGTCAGTATCAGCCAGCCATTTATCCGCCCGATTGTCCGCGGAAAAGCCAAGAACCCGGTGGAGTTCGGAGCCAAACTGGACATGAGCATAACCAATGGGTACGCCCGAATCGAGAAAATTTCTTTCGATGCCTACAACGAGAGCGAATGCCTCATAGTTGCGGTGGAACGCTACAAAGAACGGATGGAAGTGTATCCTGAACGAGTTTTGGCGGATAAAATATACCGAAATCGCACAAACTTAAGCTACTGCAAAGAACTCGGAATCCGATTATCCGGCCCGTCGCTCGGCAGGCCCAAGAAGGATCAGAAGATTGACAAAAAACAAGAATACAGCGACAACTGCGATCGAGTAGAGGTAGAGAGAGGCTTCAGCCTGGCGAAAAGAAAGTTCGGGCTCAGGCTTATTCGAACACGCCTTGAAGAGACCAGTCTCTGTGTGATTGCTTTATCCATCCTTACAATGAACCTGTCCAAGGTTTCATTGCGCATTTTTTTGACTTTCATCCAATGGATGAGCTCCCCTAGAATTGAACCTCTAATGAAGCCGTAA